GTGCTCACCGAAGTCGAGCAGGCCTTCAAGGAACTCAAACACGACCTCAACATCCGGCCCGTCTACCACCAGAAAGACGACCGCATCGAATCGCATATCTTCGTCAGCTTCCTCTCCTACTGTCTGCAGGTCACGCTCAAGCAGCGGGCCAAGGTAAAAGCGCCCGGCCTCACGCCCCGCGCCATCCTCGAAAAGTTCAAAGCCATGCAGATGATCGACGTGCACCTGCCCACCACCGACGGCCGCAACCTGGTCCTGCCGCGCTACACCCAGCCCGAAAAGGATCTCCAGCTTCTCCTGCACCAGCTCAACCTGACGCTACCGGATCAGCCGCCCCCTCGGCTCGAGGAACTAAAAAATAAATGTAGTGCAGACCTATGAACAGAAATGGAATAAACAAGGCACTTTTACCCGTGAATAGCGAAAGACGGGATAGGTTTAGGGAATGGCGTATCCGCTGCCGGCCGCCACTGAAGGCGGAGCGGGGTCAGATGATGCCTTCGCGGCCCAGTTCGCGGAAGATGCGTTCCACCTCGGAGTGGGCCACCTCGATGAATTCGGTGTAGTCCGCCGTGTTCTGGCCGGTTGGATCGGGGATGTCGCGAATGTCCTCGGTGTCGCCGTTCCAGAGATATTCCATCATCCGGAACACCTTGCCTTCAGCCATCGGAAACCGCTCCAGCACATTTTCCTTCTGCCATTGCTCCATCACCAAAATCACATCCGCCTGCTTGATCAGCTTTTTCGTGAATGGATCCGAATAGTGTCCGCGCAGGCTGAACCCCTGGGTCTTGGCCACATGCTTCACCACTTGGCTCGCCGAACTTCCGCTACGGGCTTTCACGCCCGCGGAAAGAATCCGGATTTTTTTCCGGGCATACGGATAGTGCGCCTTCAGGTATTGCTCCATATAGCCATGCAAATAGGCGCTGCGCGTAATGTTCGCCTTGCACGCCACAATGATCGTGAATTTTTTGCCGAATAAACCCATGCCAACGAGGATATGGATAACCCTGCGCCAGTGCAACCTCGGGTATGCTGGAATTCCCCGATCCATGGCCTTTGCCAATGCCGGTTTTATCATACTTGCATAAGTGGGATATTTGGTATTGACCAACAATAACGGCGCGAATATAAGTTTCCTACTTATGCAAGTATGATTGAACAAGGAGTTAGGAATGGATGCGTTCAAACCTGCGGTGTGGCAAACGTGCCGGGTGCTGGCGAATGAGAAGCGATTGAAGATGCTCTGGCAGTTGTTCGTTCATGGGGAAATGAGCATGGGGCAGTTGGCCCGGGCGGTGGATTTGAAGGAGCCGAATGCCAGCAAGGATCTGAAAATGCTGAATGCCTGCGGATTGGTGCGGTGTGAACGGCGTCGGAATTATGTATTCTATTCCGCCGCCGCCAACCCGGAGATCGCCCATTCGGAAGCCCTCCTGGATGCATTGAAGCAGTGC
This DNA window, taken from Pontiella desulfatans, encodes the following:
- a CDS encoding ArsR/SmtB family transcription factor, which translates into the protein MDAFKPAVWQTCRVLANEKRLKMLWQLFVHGEMSMGQLARAVDLKEPNASKDLKMLNACGLVRCERRRNYVFYSAAANPEIAHSEALLDALKQCHCDGWPFERVILMATAFTHPRRIDIVQALGEGAVEKTRLSVTTQISPQSLYRHLRKLKSRGFVAKEGQEVRLLEQTEKLPGALLAAALG
- a CDS encoding arsenate reductase/protein-tyrosine-phosphatase family protein; this translates as MDRGIPAYPRLHWRRVIHILVGMGLFGKKFTIIVACKANITRSAYLHGYMEQYLKAHYPYARKKIRILSAGVKARSGSSASQVVKHVAKTQGFSLRGHYSDPFTKKLIKQADVILVMEQWQKENVLERFPMAEGKVFRMMEYLWNGDTEDIRDIPDPTGQNTADYTEFIEVAHSEVERIFRELGREGII